One Mercurialis annua linkage group LG3, ddMerAnnu1.2, whole genome shotgun sequence DNA window includes the following coding sequences:
- the LOC126671249 gene encoding uncharacterized protein LOC126671249 yields the protein MSTSLEHLLDNFHVDMTVDMGEVTSGVPNPSTTAVPNPTPDSVNPDLDPASGDQVPAATSESPLLPSKESGPSLKGLPTAGQKRPAEDQAGASTKRPKKKKSSGVSFEEAPRFAAWADAQNPPRLSNVAILHACMENIMIKEDIESIDREHGDNLAEFACLGGFSVVQSIAVLERRRRDAVDQLKKLQRDSESWLSEKQKMEEEAGEATGLIQQLRSSVSTKTREISALEARVRTLSEEVESLQSSSGALAKERDDLKKEEGRLRRRLGDSGSFYSQVMTQYRLAIGAKLREQNPGVDLSGVNQLDPASLAKEVKAKLDKQKQDALNKA from the exons atgtcgacttctcttgaacatttgcttgataattttcatgtcgatatgactgtagatatgggcgaggtgacTAGCGGCGTTCCTAATCCCTCTACAACTGCTGTGCCGAATCCGACGCCTGATTCGGTGAATCCGGATCTTGATCCTGCTTCTGGAGAtcaagttcctgctgcgacttccgagtcgcctctgcttccttcgaaggagtcaggtccttctctgaaggggttgcctaccgccggccagaagcgtcctgctgaggaccaggctggGGCTTCTaccaagcgtcccaagaagaagaaatcttctggggtgtctttcgaggaggcacctcggtttgctgcttgggcggacgcgcaaaatccgcctcgtctttcaaacgtcgccattcttcatgcttgcatggagaatattatgataaaagaggacattgagtccattgatcgcgaacatggcgataatttggctgagttcgcctgtctcggcggtttttcg gtggtccagtccatcgctgttttggagcgccgccgaagggatgcggtggatcaattgaagaaactccagagagattccgaatcctggctctccgagaaacaaaagatggaggaggaggctggcgaggcgaccggtctgatccaacagctgaggtcctccgtatctaccaagactcgggagatttccgctttagaggctcgggttcgaactttgtccgaggaagtcgagtctctacaatcttcttcaggtgctctcgctaaggagagggatgatctgaagaaagaagaggggcgtctccgccggcgattgggtgactctgggagcttttattcccaagtcatgactcaataccggttggcgatcggggcaaagctgcgggagcagaatcctggcgtcgatctttctggagtcaatcagttggatcctgcttctttagcgaaggaggtgaaggcgaagcttgataagcagaagcaagacGCTTTGAATaaggcttag